TGCCGGCCGACCCGGCGCACGCCGAGCAGCACGCCCGGCATGAACGAGGAGCGGTCCAGCGAGTCGTGCCGCAGGGTGAGCACCTCCCCCTGGCCGCCGAGGAGCACCTCCTGGTGCGCGACGAGGCCCATGAGGCGCACCGAGTGCACGGGGACGCCGTCGACGACGGCGCCGCGGGCACCGTCCAGGGCCGTCTCGGTCGCGTCGGGCGCAGCGCCGAGGCCCGCCTCCGCGCGGGCGGCGGCGACGAGCTCGGCCGTGCGGCGCGCGGTCCCGCTCGGCGCGTCGGCCTTGCGCGGGTGGTGCAGCTCGACGACCTCGACGGACGGGAACCAGCGGGCCGCCTCGGCGGCGAAGCGCATGAGCAGGACGGCGCCGAGCGCGAAGTTCGGGGCGACGAGCACGCCGGTGCGCGGGCTGGCCGCGAGCCACCGGCGCACCTGGTCCAGGCGCGCCCCGTCGACCCCGCTCGTGCCGACCACGACGTGGATCCCCGCGCGCACGCAGTGCTCGAGGTTCGCCATGACGGCGTCGGGGCGGGTGAGGTCGACCGCGACCTCGACGCCGGCCCCCTCGAGTACCTCGAGCGGGTCCCCGCGGCCCACGCGCGCCACCAGCTCGAGGTCCTCGGCGGCCTCGACGGCCCGGCAGGCCTCGGCACCCATCCGCCCGTGGGCGCCGAGCACGCCGACGCGCAGCCGCCGGCCCGTCGCGGACCCGCCCGCCTGCGGCGCGCCCTCAGGCGACATGGGTGGAGAAGTCCCGGTC
The sequence above is a segment of the Vallicoccus soli genome. Coding sequences within it:
- the dapB gene encoding 4-hydroxy-tetrahydrodipicolinate reductase, with the protein product MSPEGAPQAGGSATGRRLRVGVLGAHGRMGAEACRAVEAAEDLELVARVGRGDPLEVLEGAGVEVAVDLTRPDAVMANLEHCVRAGIHVVVGTSGVDGARLDQVRRWLAASPRTGVLVAPNFALGAVLLMRFAAEAARWFPSVEVVELHHPRKADAPSGTARRTAELVAAARAEAGLGAAPDATETALDGARGAVVDGVPVHSVRLMGLVAHQEVLLGGQGEVLTLRHDSLDRSSFMPGVLLGVRRVGRHPGLTVGLEHYLDDAPGRRAP